In Paenibacillus sp. G2S3, a single window of DNA contains:
- a CDS encoding CAP domain-containing protein — translation MKNKRLRAIIGGSVAAVMALSISLPLEANAASTQVTVIKSGTSYEQVLQYLKQANLQGFPIFNSTIVVSKPQTGTVPNKDTSTGAPVTKPSDTTTVTKPVTKPSDTTTVTKPSDTTIVTKPVTKPTETTPNTGAVSNKGTYVQQIVTLVNKERAAAGLKPVSGLDSLHKVAATKATDMRTNNYFSHTSPTYGSPFDMMKSFGITYNAAGENIAMGQKTPEEVMKAWMNSPGHKANILNANFNYIGVGYDNNYWVQEFIGK, via the coding sequence ATGAAGAACAAGAGATTAAGAGCAATTATTGGTGGTAGTGTAGCAGCTGTTATGGCACTTAGTATTTCTCTTCCACTCGAAGCGAATGCAGCCTCCACTCAAGTAACAGTAATTAAATCAGGTACAAGCTATGAGCAAGTTTTACAATATTTAAAACAAGCTAACCTACAGGGGTTCCCTATTTTTAATAGCACAATCGTGGTGTCCAAGCCTCAAACAGGAACGGTTCCAAATAAAGATACATCCACCGGAGCTCCTGTTACAAAGCCTTCGGACACGACTACTGTAACGAAGCCAGTAACTAAGCCTTCGGATACGACTACTGTAACGAAGCCTTCGGATACGACTATTGTAACGAAGCCAGTAACTAAACCTACAGAGACTACACCTAATACAGGTGCTGTGAGTAACAAAGGAACTTATGTTCAACAAATCGTAACGCTGGTAAATAAAGAACGTGCAGCAGCTGGTCTGAAGCCCGTTTCTGGTTTGGACAGCCTTCACAAAGTAGCTGCTACAAAAGCTACGGATATGCGCACTAATAACTATTTCTCACATACTTCACCTACGTATGGTTCACCATTTGACATGATGAAATCCTTTGGAATCACTTATAACGCTGCAGGCGAGAACATCGCTATGGGTCAAAAAACACCAGAAGAAGTAATGAAAGCCTGGATGAATAGTCCTGGTCACAAAGCTAATATTTTGAATGCTAACTTCAATTATATCGGTGTAGGGTATGACAATAACTATTGGGTTCAAGAATTTATTGGTAAATAA
- the parE gene encoding DNA topoisomerase IV subunit B — translation MLEQIDMFAEVSNNGENGRTGYDADDIQVLEGLVAVRKRPGMYIGSTSSSGLHHLVWEIVDNAVDEHLAKYCTKIDLLLRKDGSVTVTDNGRGIPTGMHKTGVPTPQVVFTILHAGGKFGGSGYKKSGGLHGVGASVTNALSEWLEVEIYREGKIHRQRFEYWVDKKGKEHVGEPVTGLEILGNTNKTGSKITFKPDIRVFPNGIALNYDTLAERVQEIAFLNSGLRITLHDERSNRQDEFFYEGGASQFVQFLNEGKDVLHDVIHFSAEKDDIEVEVALQYNGGYTETLASFVNSIPTRSGGTHETGFKTAYTRVLNDYARRTQLLKEKDKNLEGNDLREGMMAVISVKMSEVEFVGQTKDQLGSASARSAVDYIVSENMARFLEENPQVAQSLLKKSIQASKAREAARKARDEIRTGKKRSESSNLGGKLSPAQSKDVTRTELFIVEGDSAGGSAKQGRDSKIQAILPLKGKPMNPEKAKLLDILKNDEYKAIISTIGAGIGPDFTVEDSNYSKIIIMTDADTDGAHIQVLLLTFFYRYMKPLIDAGKVFIAQPPLYKLTRKTGKLETVRYAWSDEELQNYLKEFGKNFELQRYKGLGEMNPDQLWETTMNPESRTLLQVQIEDAAKAERRVSTLMGDKVDPRKRWIVENVDFTEIVE, via the coding sequence ATGCTCGAACAGATCGATATGTTTGCTGAAGTTTCTAATAACGGCGAGAATGGCCGTACTGGATACGATGCTGACGACATTCAAGTGCTCGAAGGTCTGGTTGCAGTACGCAAACGACCTGGCATGTATATCGGCAGTACAAGTTCTTCGGGACTACATCATCTAGTATGGGAAATTGTAGATAATGCTGTGGATGAGCATCTAGCCAAGTATTGTACGAAGATTGACTTACTACTTCGCAAAGATGGCTCAGTAACAGTGACTGACAACGGCCGTGGAATTCCAACTGGAATGCATAAGACAGGAGTGCCAACGCCGCAAGTTGTATTTACAATTTTACATGCAGGCGGTAAATTCGGTGGATCTGGTTACAAGAAATCAGGCGGTTTGCATGGCGTAGGGGCTTCAGTAACGAACGCTTTGTCTGAATGGCTCGAAGTAGAGATTTATCGTGAGGGCAAAATCCATCGTCAACGTTTTGAATATTGGGTGGACAAGAAGGGGAAAGAGCATGTTGGCGAACCAGTAACGGGCCTTGAAATTCTAGGCAACACCAACAAAACCGGTTCGAAAATTACTTTTAAACCGGATATTCGCGTCTTTCCAAATGGAATTGCCCTGAATTATGACACGCTGGCAGAGCGGGTACAGGAGATTGCCTTTCTGAATTCCGGTCTGCGTATTACGCTGCATGATGAGCGGAGCAATCGTCAGGACGAGTTCTTTTACGAGGGTGGAGCAAGCCAATTTGTACAATTCCTGAATGAGGGCAAGGATGTTCTGCATGATGTTATTCACTTCAGCGCAGAAAAGGACGATATCGAAGTGGAAGTGGCTCTTCAGTACAATGGAGGCTATACGGAAACCTTGGCTTCTTTCGTTAACTCCATTCCTACTCGTAGCGGGGGTACTCATGAGACGGGCTTTAAGACTGCGTATACTCGTGTGTTAAATGACTATGCCCGCCGTACACAGTTGCTTAAAGAAAAGGATAAGAATTTAGAAGGAAATGATTTGCGCGAAGGTATGATGGCTGTTATTAGTGTCAAGATGTCCGAGGTTGAATTTGTTGGACAGACGAAGGATCAGCTCGGTAGTGCTTCTGCTCGTAGTGCAGTAGACTACATCGTATCTGAGAATATGGCTCGTTTCCTGGAAGAAAACCCACAGGTTGCACAGAGTCTTTTGAAAAAATCGATTCAGGCTTCGAAGGCTCGGGAAGCGGCTCGCAAAGCCCGCGATGAGATCCGTACAGGTAAGAAACGTAGCGAGAGCTCGAATCTTGGTGGGAAATTGTCACCTGCGCAGTCCAAGGACGTTACACGTACTGAGCTGTTCATCGTAGAAGGAGATTCGGCCGGTGGATCAGCGAAGCAAGGTCGTGATTCAAAGATCCAGGCTATCTTGCCGCTAAAAGGAAAACCGATGAATCCGGAAAAAGCCAAGCTGCTGGATATCCTGAAGAACGATGAATATAAAGCGATCATTTCCACGATTGGTGCAGGAATTGGTCCAGACTTTACTGTCGAAGACAGCAATTATTCCAAAATTATCATTATGACCGATGCGGATACAGATGGGGCGCATATTCAGGTGCTGCTGCTGACATTTTTCTATCGTTATATGAAGCCGTTAATAGATGCTGGAAAGGTCTTTATCGCCCAGCCACCGCTTTATAAGCTGACCCGCAAGACGGGCAAGCTCGAAACTGTAAGGTATGCATGGAGTGATGAAGAACTGCAAAATTATTTAAAGGAATTCGGCAAAAACTTCGAGCTTCAGCGTTATAAAGGATTGGGCGAAATGAACCCCGATCAGCTATGGGAAACGACGATGAATCCAGAGTCGCGTACGCTGCTTCAGGTGCAGATTGAGGATGCTGCTAAGGCCGAGCGTCGTGTTTCTACACTGATGGGTGATAAAGTCGATCCTCGTAAACGTTGGATTGTTGAAAATGTCGATTTCACTGAAATTGTAGAGTAG
- a CDS encoding GDSL-type esterase/lipase family protein, whose product MALNDSKWTWRTVSLISIVTTIILIVGLVYAVRDIIYPVGEASGTNLPQQTAAPATETVKKLKVVALGDSLAKGTGDNSGDGFVKRMVSGLSAKGIEVELLGNMGINGLTTTGLQSKLDEDGVDYALHLANVILLSIGGNDLFKDSNILQNSGALQSESTTDQELTPESLLAALPEAAGRLGKILEKINEINPNAQIYYMGLYNPFGDIPDLLLPGNQAVAKWNNAAMDIINKHSNMTLVPTFDLFNKHLDKYLSTDHFHPNGDGYQRIGERFIQAIH is encoded by the coding sequence ATGGCTTTGAATGATTCAAAGTGGACATGGCGCACGGTCAGCCTGATTTCCATAGTAACAACAATAATTCTAATTGTAGGTTTAGTTTATGCGGTCAGAGACATTATCTATCCGGTTGGAGAAGCGTCAGGGACCAACTTACCGCAGCAAACAGCCGCTCCAGCGACGGAGACGGTTAAGAAGCTCAAAGTTGTTGCTCTTGGAGATTCGCTAGCCAAGGGAACTGGTGATAACAGCGGAGATGGATTTGTTAAGCGTATGGTTAGTGGTTTATCCGCTAAAGGTATCGAAGTTGAGTTATTAGGAAATATGGGGATCAATGGTTTAACCACTACAGGACTGCAAAGCAAGCTGGATGAAGATGGTGTGGATTACGCGCTGCACTTGGCGAATGTCATTCTGCTCTCGATCGGAGGGAATGATTTATTCAAGGACTCGAATATTTTGCAGAATAGTGGAGCACTTCAGAGTGAATCCACGACCGATCAAGAGCTGACTCCAGAGTCGTTGTTAGCAGCCCTTCCAGAAGCAGCAGGCAGATTAGGTAAGATTCTGGAGAAGATCAATGAGATCAATCCGAATGCTCAAATTTATTATATGGGGCTATATAACCCCTTTGGAGATATACCAGATCTACTTCTACCAGGTAATCAGGCGGTAGCGAAGTGGAATAATGCGGCAATGGATATTATTAATAAACACAGCAACATGACCCTGGTTCCTACCTTCGACTTGTTTAACAAGCATTTGGACAAATACTTATCAACCGATCATTTTCATCCGAATGGGGATGGATATCAGCGAATCGGAGAGCGATTCATTCAGGCTATACATTAG
- a CDS encoding WG repeat-containing protein produces the protein MLRIRLNELGKGNDNGPLQADVWRWDGIGWNEYITQQEEDFIRTEEELFVTIPAEAGLYRVDYSNKPYETPYLLPEWVDDELRNTGLHPAPFNLKEGTLWGYINDEGRAQIEPRYEYAEDFQKNGLAVVQRKNISGLIDSSGRERVKPIYSFIGPFSEGRAVVSDAKGYTFIDEKGKEVTPARYDYLNSLHEGLALFSKQNTTGGQSLYGYVDAQGKEVLPAIYVDANDFMNGMALVKIKEGEYALIDPEGNILHTYNHPFVGSPGDGLLSYQATENGKYGYLNTDGTVAIQPQFTSALPFSEGRAVVNTAENYGNAYGLIDKQGKMIIPAKYYEVLQLGEGRVAIGTPVFPNQPYRGSRYIIADAETGAILSNHTLLGVNNYQDGLASVYDAKETYFIDRTGKRAAQPPVIQGTGTLTLSGRLIRADIDQRTAYYDRQGKQIWRQNGVIPLRPPYSVVEKKYKPNRDYLVYYPVVEGIASAEVSREVNDKLRKLSLAEDAGSGGATQDFSYNGDFSVSFFRKNLLVLELTGYRYPFGAAHGMPTKIYTHTNLRNGRFYKLGDLFKPGSRYVEKLSKIVGKQIENDPQYSYVFPDTYKGITSDQPFFVDNEALYLYFAPYEIAPYVAGFPTFRIPYAEIMGLISTEGEFWQSFH, from the coding sequence ATGTTAAGGATTAGGTTGAATGAGCTGGGGAAAGGGAATGACAACGGGCCGCTACAAGCGGATGTATGGAGATGGGACGGGATTGGCTGGAACGAATATATTACGCAGCAAGAAGAAGATTTCATACGCACAGAAGAGGAGCTATTCGTTACGATTCCAGCAGAGGCGGGATTATATCGTGTAGATTACTCCAATAAGCCTTATGAGACGCCGTATCTATTACCGGAGTGGGTTGACGACGAATTAAGGAATACTGGGCTTCATCCGGCACCTTTTAATCTCAAAGAGGGTACGCTCTGGGGATATATTAACGACGAAGGTCGTGCTCAGATTGAACCTAGATACGAATATGCTGAGGATTTTCAGAAGAATGGGCTAGCAGTTGTACAGCGAAAAAACATTAGCGGACTGATCGACAGCTCTGGACGGGAGCGCGTGAAGCCCATTTACTCGTTCATTGGCCCTTTTTCGGAAGGACGCGCAGTAGTATCTGATGCGAAGGGGTACACATTTATCGATGAAAAAGGTAAAGAGGTGACTCCAGCCCGTTATGATTATCTGAACTCCTTGCATGAGGGACTTGCATTATTTTCAAAACAAAATACAACGGGTGGTCAATCGCTATATGGGTATGTAGATGCGCAAGGCAAAGAGGTTTTGCCTGCAATTTATGTAGATGCCAATGATTTTATGAATGGTATGGCTTTGGTCAAGATAAAGGAGGGGGAGTATGCGCTCATTGACCCTGAGGGGAATATCCTGCATACGTACAATCATCCTTTCGTAGGGAGTCCGGGTGATGGGCTGCTCTCTTATCAAGCGACTGAGAACGGTAAGTACGGCTATTTAAATACGGATGGGACGGTAGCTATTCAGCCACAATTCACTTCTGCTTTACCTTTTTCGGAAGGTCGTGCGGTGGTGAATACCGCTGAGAATTATGGTAACGCCTACGGGCTGATTGATAAACAAGGAAAAATGATTATCCCTGCAAAATATTATGAAGTGCTCCAACTTGGTGAAGGTAGAGTGGCCATAGGAACGCCAGTGTTCCCTAATCAGCCTTATCGCGGCTCACGCTACATTATCGCTGATGCAGAGACAGGAGCGATTTTGAGCAATCATACCCTGCTTGGTGTGAATAATTATCAGGACGGACTGGCGTCTGTGTATGATGCTAAGGAGACCTATTTTATAGATCGAACTGGAAAAAGAGCAGCACAGCCTCCAGTTATTCAAGGGACCGGCACACTTACTCTCAGCGGGCGTTTAATTAGAGCAGATATAGATCAACGTACAGCTTATTATGACCGTCAAGGAAAGCAAATTTGGAGGCAAAATGGAGTCATTCCACTGAGACCTCCGTATTCCGTAGTGGAGAAGAAGTACAAACCGAACCGAGATTACCTAGTTTATTATCCGGTTGTTGAGGGAATTGCCAGTGCGGAAGTTTCGAGAGAGGTAAATGATAAACTGCGCAAGCTGTCACTCGCTGAAGATGCTGGTAGTGGCGGAGCAACACAGGATTTCAGTTATAATGGTGATTTTTCAGTGTCCTTCTTCCGTAAAAACCTGCTTGTGCTGGAGTTAACAGGTTACCGTTATCCTTTTGGAGCAGCCCACGGCATGCCTACCAAAATCTATACACATACTAATCTACGTAACGGAAGGTTCTATAAGCTAGGTGATCTGTTTAAGCCAGGAAGTAGATACGTGGAGAAGCTAAGTAAAATCGTAGGCAAGCAGATCGAGAATGACCCCCAATACTCCTATGTTTTTCCGGACACGTATAAAGGAATTACATCGGATCAGCCTTTCTTTGTAGATAATGAAGCGTTGTATCTTTATTTTGCACCTTATGAGATTGCTCCTTATGTTGCGGGTTTTCCTACTTTCCGTATTCCTTATGCAGAAATTATGGGACTTATCTCTACTGAGGGAGAATTTTGGCAGTCATTTCACTAA
- a CDS encoding ABC transporter permease gives MNNMLPLIRNECLKIIKKKRFYVILLILIVLVPMFTYAQMRSAERSRDKFNSDWRLEIQQQIIDNQNSLGSDRIPEEWKTYRRIFVQQLQYYLHHDVNPNEPSGVTFTREFMDNSVTLFIPLLIMAVASDLVSAERTTGTIKMLLTRPVKRWKILFSKLAALLMFVSLIVLSTFVISYLISGLAFGYKGFNIPVFTGFKISGDSVDMSTVHAVPQWKYMLMQGGLVWFVSVVVALLAFMISVLVRSTAASIVVMMAALIAGNILTNMASAWTTAKYLFMVNLGLTGYLSGTPAPIEGMSLSFSMAVLAVWGAVSVIISFAVFTKRDILN, from the coding sequence TTGAATAATATGCTTCCGCTAATCCGTAATGAATGTTTAAAAATCATTAAAAAGAAACGGTTTTATGTTATACTGCTGATTCTGATTGTTCTGGTGCCTATGTTCACCTACGCTCAAATGCGCTCAGCTGAGCGTAGCCGAGATAAATTCAACTCCGATTGGCGCTTGGAGATCCAGCAGCAGATCATTGATAATCAAAATTCATTAGGCAGTGACCGAATTCCAGAGGAATGGAAGACTTATCGGCGAATATTTGTACAGCAGCTTCAATATTACCTTCACCATGATGTGAATCCGAATGAGCCGAGCGGCGTTACCTTTACCCGTGAGTTTATGGATAATTCGGTTACTTTATTTATTCCGCTGCTTATAATGGCGGTAGCCTCGGACTTAGTCTCTGCAGAGCGAACTACAGGGACAATCAAAATGCTGCTGACAAGGCCGGTTAAGCGCTGGAAAATCTTGTTTAGCAAATTGGCGGCATTGCTTATGTTTGTCTCACTCATCGTACTCTCCACATTTGTGATCAGCTACCTGATCTCTGGTCTGGCTTTTGGATATAAGGGCTTTAATATCCCTGTCTTTACAGGCTTTAAGATCAGTGGAGACTCGGTGGATATGTCTACTGTACATGCAGTACCACAGTGGAAATACATGCTTATGCAAGGTGGATTGGTCTGGTTCGTAAGCGTCGTAGTTGCCCTGCTTGCTTTTATGATCTCTGTACTTGTAAGGAGCACTGCTGCTAGTATAGTGGTCATGATGGCAGCGCTGATAGCTGGGAATATTTTGACCAATATGGCTTCAGCCTGGACAACAGCGAAATATTTATTTATGGTAAATCTTGGACTGACCGGCTATTTGTCAGGAACTCCCGCACCCATAGAGGGGATGTCCTTGTCATTTTCTATGGCTGTGCTGGCAGTATGGGGGGCTGTTTCGGTGATCATTTCATTCGCCGTCTTTACGAAAAGGGATATTTTGAATTAG
- a CDS encoding ABC transporter ATP-binding protein, which produces MTKANSGESSPVVLSVDGVRKKIGRKWIIDDVTFDVREGEIFGFLGPNGAGKTTTIRMLVDLIRPSEGKITVCGYNVNRNPEKALQFVGSIVENPEVYTYLTGWENLQHFARMQPGIDNARISEVVDIVRLDQRIHDKVSTYSLGMRQRLGIAQALLGRPRLLILDEPTNGLDPKGIKELREFIRKLADEGLAVFVSSHLLSEIQLLCDRVAIISKGRVLAVGAVDELIARNSPYVLWELEPFAEARGILAERTDIQIQNLEDVTLDDSIIAGMGPSSLITIMDQDLIPEIVAVMVTAEIEVRAVHKINPTLEQLFLKLTEGENVE; this is translated from the coding sequence ATGACAAAAGCGAACAGTGGAGAATCGAGCCCGGTCGTCTTGTCTGTTGACGGGGTTCGGAAAAAAATAGGGCGAAAGTGGATTATAGATGATGTAACGTTTGATGTGAGAGAAGGAGAGATTTTTGGCTTCCTCGGGCCCAATGGAGCTGGGAAAACAACTACGATTCGAATGCTTGTCGATTTGATTCGTCCCAGCGAGGGCAAGATTACGGTATGTGGTTACAATGTGAACCGAAATCCGGAAAAGGCATTGCAATTTGTTGGCTCTATCGTTGAGAACCCTGAGGTATATACTTATTTGACGGGATGGGAGAATTTACAGCATTTTGCCCGCATGCAGCCTGGTATAGATAATGCACGTATTAGCGAAGTTGTAGATATCGTTCGTTTAGATCAACGAATCCATGATAAGGTAAGTACATATTCACTTGGGATGAGACAACGTCTTGGTATAGCGCAAGCGCTTCTCGGACGTCCGCGTCTGCTTATTTTGGACGAGCCTACAAATGGCCTTGATCCTAAAGGCATTAAGGAGTTAAGAGAGTTTATACGTAAGCTGGCTGATGAGGGTTTGGCGGTATTTGTATCGAGCCATTTACTTAGCGAAATTCAGCTTCTCTGTGACCGTGTAGCGATTATTAGTAAAGGGCGTGTATTGGCGGTAGGTGCGGTAGATGAGCTGATCGCTCGAAATTCGCCGTATGTTCTTTGGGAGCTGGAGCCTTTTGCTGAAGCTCGGGGAATACTGGCTGAGCGCACAGATATTCAGATTCAGAATCTGGAAGACGTTACCTTGGATGATTCTATTATTGCTGGTATGGGACCGAGTTCTTTAATCACGATTATGGATCAGGATTTGATCCCCGAGATTGTGGCAGTCATGGTGACTGCTGAAATCGAAGTTAGGGCTGTGCATAAAATCAATCCGACACTGGAACAGCTATTCTTGAAACTAACGGAGGGTGAGAACGTTGAATAA
- the mglC gene encoding galactose/methyl galactoside ABC transporter permease MglC, translating into MNVKKAQSFVTQNAIYIVLVLLIMGIIIYDPNFMSINTLRDVLIQSSTRVIIALGVAFILITAGTDLSAGRVVGFTAVISASMLQIPDYSRRFFPDLPQVEVWLPILIAIVAGLLCGLINGIVVSKLHVPPFIATLGTMLIVYGLNSLYFDMDPNQSQPIGGLRPDFTKIGSGFIGSGQYSVPYIVLIALAVAAIVWVVFNKTKLGKNMYAIGGNMQAAKVSGIDVSKNLIYIYAIAGALYGLAGVLEAARTGGATNNYGNMYELDAIAACVVGGVSTTGGIGTVPGVLVGVIIFTLINYGLTFIGISPYYQLIIKGLIIIAAVAFDMRKYSSKK; encoded by the coding sequence ATGAACGTTAAAAAAGCTCAATCCTTTGTGACTCAAAACGCAATTTACATCGTGCTGGTACTGCTGATTATGGGAATCATCATATATGATCCAAACTTTATGTCCATCAACACCCTGCGTGACGTACTGATTCAGTCGTCTACACGCGTTATCATCGCGCTTGGGGTTGCCTTTATCCTTATTACGGCAGGTACTGACTTGTCCGCTGGACGAGTGGTTGGTTTTACGGCGGTTATCTCCGCTTCGATGCTGCAAATTCCAGACTATTCCCGTCGGTTTTTTCCGGATCTTCCACAAGTGGAAGTATGGCTTCCAATCCTTATTGCTATCGTTGCTGGTCTTCTCTGTGGACTTATAAATGGTATTGTCGTTTCCAAGCTTCACGTTCCGCCATTTATCGCTACCCTGGGTACAATGCTCATCGTGTACGGGCTGAACTCCCTGTACTTCGATATGGACCCGAACCAGTCCCAGCCAATCGGCGGTCTGCGTCCTGATTTCACCAAGATCGGCTCCGGATTTATCGGGAGCGGCCAATATTCAGTGCCATACATTGTTCTCATAGCCCTGGCGGTCGCCGCCATTGTGTGGGTGGTATTCAATAAAACCAAGCTGGGTAAGAACATGTATGCGATTGGCGGAAATATGCAGGCGGCTAAAGTATCCGGTATCGATGTTTCAAAGAACCTGATTTATATCTATGCTATTGCTGGTGCGCTTTATGGTCTGGCAGGCGTTCTGGAAGCTGCTAGAACAGGTGGAGCAACTAATAACTACGGTAATATGTATGAGCTTGATGCCATTGCAGCTTGTGTAGTTGGTGGCGTATCTACAACCGGGGGTATCGGTACTGTGCCGGGTGTTCTGGTGGGGGTTATTATCTTTACTCTCATTAACTACGGTCTGACCTTTATCGGCATTAGCCCGTACTATCAGTTGATTATCAAAGGTTTGATTATTATAGCCGCGGTTGCATTTGATATGCGGAAGTACTCTTCGAAGAAGTAG